A stretch of Clostridium sp. BJN0001 DNA encodes these proteins:
- a CDS encoding FAD-dependent protein, with protein MPIRINNLHLNLDEDKDDLKKKARKKLGISENAIKNIEIIKESLDARKKNDIKFNYSIDVYTEDDEKVLKSAHSKDIRFEEIEKREDIIHGNEKLIERPVIIGFGPAGIFAALTLAKNGYKPIVYERGENVDKRTKTVNNFWKTGKLNTESNVQFGEGGAGAFSDGKLTTRIKDHRCSFILDEFIKSGAPEEIKYQAKAHVGTDLLKGVVKNIRKQIIDLGGEVNFESKLEKIEISEGKLKAIVVNGIRRECNALILAIGHSSRDTYEMIYDEGVNMEAKAFAIGVRAEHPQEIINISQYGKYFDHPKLHAADYRLSYQSAKLKRGIYSFCMCPGGIVVAAASEKERLVSNGMSYHARDGVNANSALVVTVNPDDFKGSSPLRGMYFQRHYESLAYKLGGGGYKAPVQLVGDFLKDRKSTKLGSVKPSYTAGYVFEELKNCLPSYVIDGLKEGIINFDSKIKGYGMDDAVLTGIETRTSAPVRIDRNKNLESINVSGLYPCGEGAGFAGGIISAAVDGIKSAESLITKYSENIN; from the coding sequence GAAGAAAGCACGTAAAAAGCTTGGAATTTCTGAAAATGCTATAAAGAATATTGAAATTATCAAAGAGAGCTTAGATGCGAGAAAGAAAAATGATATTAAGTTTAATTATTCTATAGATGTTTATACTGAAGATGATGAAAAAGTTTTAAAATCTGCACATAGTAAAGATATAAGATTTGAAGAAATAGAAAAAAGAGAAGATATAATTCATGGAAATGAAAAACTTATAGAGCGTCCTGTCATAATAGGATTTGGCCCTGCGGGAATATTTGCAGCTTTAACTTTAGCTAAAAATGGTTATAAACCTATTGTGTATGAACGTGGCGAAAATGTGGATAAAAGAACAAAGACTGTTAATAACTTTTGGAAAACAGGAAAGTTAAATACAGAATCAAATGTTCAGTTTGGAGAAGGTGGAGCAGGAGCTTTTTCAGATGGAAAATTAACAACAAGAATAAAAGATCACAGATGTTCATTTATTTTAGATGAATTTATTAAATCTGGTGCACCAGAAGAGATAAAATATCAGGCAAAGGCGCATGTAGGAACTGATCTTTTAAAAGGTGTCGTTAAAAATATAAGAAAGCAGATAATTGATTTAGGCGGAGAAGTAAATTTTGAATCAAAGCTTGAGAAAATAGAAATATCTGAAGGAAAGCTAAAAGCTATCGTAGTAAATGGAATAAGAAGAGAATGTAATGCTCTTATTCTTGCAATAGGTCATTCATCAAGAGATACGTATGAAATGATCTATGATGAGGGAGTAAATATGGAGGCAAAAGCTTTTGCAATAGGGGTTAGAGCTGAACATCCACAGGAAATTATAAATATAAGCCAGTATGGAAAATATTTTGATCATCCAAAGCTTCATGCAGCTGATTATAGACTTTCATATCAGTCAGCAAAGTTAAAGCGTGGAATATATTCATTCTGTATGTGCCCTGGAGGAATAGTTGTAGCAGCAGCATCTGAAAAGGAAAGGCTTGTTTCAAATGGTATGAGTTATCATGCAAGAGATGGCGTAAATGCTAATTCAGCTCTTGTAGTTACAGTAAATCCAGATGATTTTAAAGGTTCTTCTCCACTTAGAGGAATGTATTTTCAAAGACATTACGAAAGCCTAGCGTATAAATTAGGAGGTGGAGGATATAAAGCTCCTGTGCAGCTTGTTGGAGATTTCTTAAAAGATAGAAAGAGTACAAAGCTTGGAAGCGTAAAGCCTTCATATACAGCAGGATATGTTTTTGAGGAGCTTAAAAATTGTCTTCCATCATACGTTATTGATGGATTAAAAGAAGGAATAATAAATTTTGATTCAAAGATTAAAGGCTATGGTATGGATGATGCTGTTCTTACTGGAATAGAAACAAGAACATCAGCACCTGTAAGGATAGATAGAAACAAAAATTTAGAGTCAATAAACGTGTCAGGCCTTTATCCATGCGGAGAAGGTGCAGGGTTTGCAGGGGGAATAATTTCAGCAGCAGTTGACGGAATTAAGTCAGCAGAAAGCCTAATTACGAAATATAGTGAAAATATCAATTAA
- the ptb gene encoding phosphate butyryltransferase — MSKNFADLFSRLKEIPTKKVAVAVAQDEPVLEAIKEAYEKGIANAILVGDKEKIHAVADKIDMDLKNFEIMDVKDPRKATLEAVKLVSSGNADMLMKGLVDTKTFLRNVLNKEVGLRTGKTMSHVAVFEIEGWDRLFFLTDVAFNTYPELKDKIAIINNAVTVAHACGLENPKVGVVCPVEVVNPNMPSTVDAALLAKMSDRGQFRGCVVDGPFALDNAISLESARHKGVKGDVAGQADILMLPNIETGNVMYKTLTYFAPAKNGCLLVGTSAPAILTSRSDTFETKVNSIALAALVAHNNSCK, encoded by the coding sequence ATGAGTAAAAATTTTGCAGATTTATTTTCAAGATTAAAAGAAATACCTACTAAAAAAGTAGCAGTAGCAGTAGCACAAGACGAACCCGTATTAGAGGCTATAAAAGAAGCTTATGAAAAGGGAATAGCTAACGCTATATTAGTAGGAGATAAAGAAAAGATTCATGCAGTTGCAGATAAAATTGACATGGATTTAAAGAATTTTGAAATAATGGATGTAAAGGATCCTAGAAAAGCAACACTTGAAGCTGTTAAGCTTGTATCAAGCGGAAATGCTGATATGCTTATGAAAGGTCTTGTAGATACAAAGACATTCTTAAGAAACGTATTAAATAAAGAAGTTGGTTTAAGAACTGGAAAGACAATGTCTCATGTTGCAGTATTTGAAATTGAAGGATGGGATAGATTATTCTTCTTAACTGATGTTGCATTTAATACATATCCAGAATTAAAGGATAAGATTGCAATAATAAATAATGCAGTAACAGTTGCACATGCATGTGGACTTGAAAATCCAAAGGTTGGAGTTGTATGCCCAGTTGAAGTTGTAAATCCAAACATGCCATCAACAGTTGATGCAGCATTACTTGCAAAGATGAGCGACAGAGGACAATTCAGAGGATGCGTTGTTGACGGACCATTTGCACTTGATAATGCTATTTCTTTAGAATCTGCTAGACATAAGGGAGTTAAGGGAGATGTCGCAGGACAAGCCGATATATTAATGCTTCCAAACATCGAAACAGGAAATGTTATGTATAAGACATTAACTTATTTTGCACCTGCTAAAAACGGATGTCTTTTAGTTGGAACTTCAGCTCCAGCAATTTTAACTTCAAGATCTGATACTTTTGAAACAAAGGTAAATTCTATAGCACTTGCAGCATTAGTTGCTCATAATAACAGCTGTAAATAA